In Alteracholeplasma palmae J233, a single genomic region encodes these proteins:
- a CDS encoding ABC transporter ATP-binding protein — MLRVLKEVKLRDWITILVSIGFITLQVWLELTIPDYMNNIIKEINKGQGNGSIGSIWQNGGLMLALTLASLLASVVTGYIAARVAANVSMNIRGAVFNKVESFSMDEISKFSTPSLITRTTNDVTQVQMLFTMGLQVFFKAPITAIWAISKIYGKNYASLTILVGSIIAFLIVFVLVIVLAVLPKFKKVQALTDNLNNVTRENLTGLRVVRAYNAEDYEEEKFNQANDKLMKNYLFTNTFLSFINPVLIVAINFLSLGIYYLGAHIINGMPGETIGDFVGRGNTLADIMVFMSYAMQVVMSFLMLVMILFILPRAIVSSKRIKEILDTDNKIKDGGLTALDGKDLGTVEFRNVSFKYPDAEEYVLENINFKANRGDTIAFIGSTGSGKSTLINLIPRFYDITEGEVLVNGNDVRDYKVNELRNMLGYVPQKGVLFSGSVKENINFGENGFIGNVDEQLDKALEIAQAKSFVDKMDDKVDSHIAQGGKNVSGGQKQRLSIARAVYKNPLIYIFDDSFSALDYKTDKILRKELSLKTDHATSLIVAQRIGTIKNANQIIVLEEGKVVGQGTHNELMKTCEVYQEIAYSQLSKEELSND, encoded by the coding sequence GGATCAATTTGGCAAAACGGAGGGTTAATGTTGGCATTAACACTTGCGAGCTTACTTGCCTCAGTTGTTACTGGATATATTGCTGCTAGAGTCGCAGCTAATGTTTCTATGAATATTAGAGGTGCAGTCTTTAATAAAGTAGAGTCATTTTCTATGGACGAGATATCTAAATTTTCAACACCGAGCTTAATTACTAGAACAACAAACGATGTTACCCAAGTTCAAATGTTGTTTACAATGGGACTTCAAGTATTCTTTAAAGCACCTATTACTGCTATTTGGGCAATTAGTAAGATATATGGAAAAAATTATGCTAGTCTTACAATTTTAGTAGGATCAATTATTGCATTCTTAATAGTATTCGTATTAGTAATTGTGTTAGCAGTATTGCCTAAATTTAAGAAAGTTCAAGCATTAACTGATAACTTAAACAATGTTACAAGAGAAAACTTGACAGGATTAAGAGTAGTTAGGGCATATAATGCTGAGGATTATGAAGAAGAAAAATTTAATCAAGCAAATGATAAACTAATGAAAAATTACCTATTCACAAATACTTTTTTATCGTTTATTAATCCTGTTTTAATTGTTGCAATCAATTTCTTATCACTAGGTATTTATTACTTAGGTGCTCATATCATTAATGGTATGCCAGGCGAAACCATTGGAGATTTTGTTGGTAGAGGAAATACACTAGCAGATATTATGGTCTTTATGTCTTATGCAATGCAAGTAGTTATGTCATTCTTAATGCTTGTTATGATTTTATTTATTTTACCTAGAGCAATCGTTTCTTCTAAGCGTATTAAAGAAATATTAGATACTGATAATAAAATAAAAGATGGTGGTTTAACTGCTTTAGATGGAAAAGATTTAGGAACAGTAGAGTTTAGAAATGTAAGTTTTAAATATCCGGATGCGGAAGAATATGTCTTAGAAAACATTAACTTTAAAGCTAATCGTGGTGATACGATTGCCTTTATTGGTTCTACAGGATCAGGAAAATCAACTTTAATTAACTTAATCCCTAGATTTTATGATATTACCGAAGGTGAAGTATTAGTTAATGGTAATGATGTTAGAGACTATAAAGTTAATGAACTTAGAAACATGTTAGGCTATGTACCACAAAAAGGTGTTTTATTTAGTGGAAGTGTAAAAGAAAATATTAACTTTGGAGAAAATGGATTTATTGGTAATGTAGATGAACAACTAGATAAAGCACTTGAAATAGCACAAGCTAAATCATTTGTTGATAAGATGGATGATAAAGTTGATTCACACATCGCACAAGGCGGTAAGAACGTCTCTGGTGGACAAAAACAAAGACTATCTATTGCAAGAGCGGTATACAAAAATCCTCTTATTTACATATTTGATGACTCTTTTTCAGCTTTGGACTATAAAACAGATAAAATTTTAAGAAAAGAATTAAGTTTGAAAACTGATCATGCAACATCTTTAATAGTTGCACAACGTATTGGTACAATTAAAAATGCTAACCAAATCATTGTTTTAGAAGAAGGAAAAGTAGTAGGACAAGGAACTCATAATGAATTAATGAAAACTTGTGAAGTATATCAAGAAATCGCCTATTCACAATTATCAAAGGAGGAATTAAGCAATGACTAA
- a CDS encoding ABC transporter ATP-binding protein produces MTKNKETKLKKPSNKGFSKFIKILKPYTLPIVIALLLAVFSTIVVVLSPEFIKKITEILSTSIMTGTKTVDIEEITRIAIMLGIAYLIGALFSYTQGMIMNLVTQKVAFKLRTEISGKINKLPFSYFDNVNYGDVLSRVTNDVDLIAQTLNQNIVPMISAILQIILVVVFMFINSWLLTLAAIFSTLIGFFLMGIIMARSQKYFKEQQKNMGELNGHIEEIYSGHQVVQAFNGQQTAKNKFNKLNTDLKSSAFKSQFISGLMMPIMSFVGNFGYVVVTVLGAWLVFRGDLSLGVISAFMIYIRLFTNPLGQIAQAATNLQQTSAASARVFDFMDEKELEPERENTQIVSNVKGNVEFKNVKFGYDKEKTIINNFSAKIKSGQKVAIVGPTGAGKTTLVNLLMRFYEIDSGEITIDGISIKDMTRKTVHSLFAMVLQDTWIFDGTIRDNIVFNHKNVSYEDLKAVSKAASIHHYIKTLPKGYDTIMDETTSLSSGQRQLITIARAMLLDAPMLILDEATSNVDTRTEIAIQRAMDKLMEKRTSFVIAHRLSTIKNADLILVMNQGDIVESGTHEQLIEQKGFYEELYNSQFEEN; encoded by the coding sequence ATGACTAAGAACAAAGAAACTAAGCTTAAAAAACCTTCAAATAAGGGATTTTCTAAATTTATAAAAATTCTTAAACCTTACACTTTACCGATTGTGATTGCACTATTACTAGCAGTATTTAGTACGATTGTTGTAGTGTTAAGTCCTGAATTTATTAAAAAAATAACAGAAATCTTATCAACATCAATTATGACAGGCACAAAAACAGTTGATATTGAAGAAATTACAAGAATTGCAATTATGCTAGGTATAGCTTATTTAATTGGAGCACTATTTTCATATACACAAGGAATGATCATGAATTTAGTCACACAAAAAGTAGCATTTAAACTTAGAACTGAAATATCAGGAAAAATTAATAAACTTCCTTTTAGTTACTTTGATAATGTCAATTATGGAGATGTATTAAGTAGAGTAACAAATGATGTTGACTTAATTGCACAAACATTAAATCAAAATATCGTTCCTATGATTTCTGCAATCTTACAAATTATTTTAGTAGTAGTATTCATGTTTATTAATAGCTGGTTACTAACGTTAGCCGCAATATTTTCAACATTAATTGGATTTTTCTTAATGGGGATTATTATGGCACGCTCACAAAAGTATTTTAAAGAACAACAAAAAAATATGGGTGAACTAAATGGACATATAGAAGAAATCTATAGTGGTCACCAAGTAGTTCAAGCTTTTAACGGACAACAAACTGCTAAAAATAAATTTAATAAATTAAATACAGACTTGAAATCAAGTGCATTCAAATCACAATTTATATCAGGGCTTATGATGCCCATCATGTCATTTGTAGGTAATTTCGGGTATGTTGTTGTAACAGTGCTTGGAGCTTGGCTTGTTTTTAGAGGAGACCTTAGTTTAGGCGTTATTTCGGCATTTATGATCTATATTAGATTATTTACTAACCCACTAGGTCAAATTGCTCAAGCAGCAACTAACCTCCAACAAACATCAGCAGCATCCGCTAGAGTTTTTGATTTTATGGATGAAAAAGAATTAGAACCTGAAAGAGAAAACACTCAAATTGTTTCTAATGTTAAAGGAAACGTTGAATTTAAAAATGTTAAATTTGGATATGATAAAGAAAAAACAATTATTAATAATTTCTCTGCTAAAATTAAATCAGGACAAAAAGTTGCTATCGTAGGACCTACAGGTGCAGGTAAAACAACGCTTGTTAACTTGTTGATGAGATTCTATGAAATAGATTCTGGAGAAATTACAATTGATGGTATCTCAATAAAAGATATGACAAGAAAAACAGTACATAGTTTATTTGCGATGGTTTTACAAGACACATGGATTTTTGATGGAACTATTAGAGATAATATTGTCTTTAATCATAAAAATGTTAGTTATGAAGATTTGAAAGCTGTTAGTAAAGCAGCAAGTATTCACCATTATATTAAAACACTGCCAAAAGGTTATGACACAATAATGGATGAAACAACTTCTCTATCATCAGGGCAAAGACAACTTATTACAATTGCTCGTGCAATGCTTCTTGATGCACCGATGCTTATTTTAGATGAGGCAACATCTAATGTAGATACTAGAACTGAAATTGCTATCCAAAGAGCAATGGATAAACTAATGGAAAAAAGAACAAGTTTTGTCATTGCACATAGATTATCAACAATTAAGAATGCTGATTTAATTCTTGTAATGAACCAAGGTGATATAGTTGAAAGTGGAACACACGAACAACTGATTGAACAAAAAGGATTTTACGAAGAACTTTACAATAGTCAATTTGAAGAAAATTAA
- a CDS encoding DUF402 domain-containing protein, whose translation MSLKRGMKVQIHSYKHDRSLHRVWETATVLSFDEDTMITANKNTKVIEHNGRRWYTKEPAICFFYEEYWFNVIAMLKKDGIYYYCNLSSPYVYDNEAIKYIDYDLDVKVFPDGKMIVLDEAEYEQHSSRMCYPEDIKEIIDQQMIVLQEKIKNKQEPFNEEYIKIYAKQYQDILKKNKVKNK comes from the coding sequence ATGTCATTAAAAAGAGGAATGAAGGTTCAAATTCATAGTTATAAACATGATCGCTCATTACATAGAGTTTGGGAAACTGCGACTGTTTTATCATTTGATGAAGATACAATGATAACAGCTAATAAAAACACAAAAGTAATTGAGCATAACGGTAGAAGATGGTATACAAAAGAACCAGCTATTTGTTTTTTCTATGAAGAATATTGGTTTAATGTCATTGCTATGCTAAAAAAAGATGGTATCTATTATTACTGTAATTTATCTAGTCCGTATGTTTATGATAATGAGGCAATAAAATACATTGACTATGATCTAGATGTTAAAGTCTTTCCTGATGGAAAAATGATTGTTTTAGATGAAGCAGAGTATGAACAGCATAGTAGTAGAATGTGTTATCCAGAAGATATAAAAGAGATTATTGATCAACAAATGATTGTCTTACAAGAAAAGATTAAAAACAAACAAGAACCATTTAATGAAGAATATATTAAAATATATGCAAAACAATATCAAGATATACTCAAAAAAAATAAGGTGAAAAATAAATGA
- a CDS encoding aromatic acid exporter family protein, protein MNRKIQLAIQMIIAGIITTLVAYFLSLNYWQTSGVISILSINMTRQDSLKVAFKRTVDVTIALLLSTLLFYLIGYNLYVYLGFLVIFIFGSWLLNLSEGIVVSIVLVIHILSRGEFDGSLLLNEFSIFILALIIALAVNILYPNVNEKKLEKNVVLIDQYIQEHTFMLSLLLNDLTGYKDYKKHYFNILNLIEPILKEADLLKKDQVLNKDFKYADYLYMRKAQLTSLNRMYDLTLKIKSEETITKEISEFIQQLCFDIGKDNKASFQLSKLAEYRKELEKTALPKTRNEFETRAVLYQILNELENFLFEKQQYHEKYEKKGQ, encoded by the coding sequence ATGAATAGAAAAATCCAACTAGCTATTCAAATGATTATAGCTGGGATTATTACGACTTTAGTTGCCTACTTTTTATCTTTAAATTACTGGCAAACATCAGGGGTTATCTCCATATTGTCAATTAATATGACAAGACAAGATTCATTAAAAGTAGCTTTTAAAAGAACAGTTGATGTAACAATTGCACTCCTTTTATCTACACTTCTTTTCTATCTTATAGGTTATAATTTATATGTTTATTTAGGATTTTTAGTTATTTTTATTTTTGGATCATGGCTTTTAAATTTATCTGAAGGTATTGTAGTTAGCATTGTTTTAGTTATACATATCCTTAGTAGGGGTGAGTTTGATGGTTCTCTTTTATTAAATGAATTTAGTATTTTTATATTAGCGTTAATCATCGCACTAGCAGTTAATATTTTATATCCAAATGTTAATGAGAAAAAATTAGAAAAAAATGTAGTTTTAATTGATCAATATATTCAAGAACATACATTTATGCTTTCTTTATTATTAAACGATTTAACGGGATATAAGGATTATAAAAAGCACTATTTTAATATTTTAAATTTGATAGAGCCTATTTTAAAAGAGGCTGATTTATTAAAAAAAGATCAAGTACTGAATAAAGATTTTAAGTATGCAGACTATCTTTATATGAGAAAAGCTCAATTAACATCATTAAATAGAATGTATGACTTAACTTTAAAAATAAAATCAGAAGAAACGATAACAAAAGAAATATCAGAGTTTATTCAACAATTATGCTTTGACATAGGAAAAGATAATAAAGCGTCATTTCAATTAAGTAAACTAGCAGAATATAGAAAAGAATTAGAAAAAACAGCTTTACCTAAAACACGTAATGAATTTGAAACTAGAGCCGTTCTTTATCAAATACTCAATGAACTAGAAAACTTCTTATTTGAAAAACAACAATATCATGAAAAATATGAAAAAAAAGGACAATAA